A stretch of the Aegilops tauschii subsp. strangulata cultivar AL8/78 chromosome 4, Aet v6.0, whole genome shotgun sequence genome encodes the following:
- the LOC109780464 gene encoding uncharacterized protein, translating to MSPPPPQRGRHSPPALDDDAMSEIFLRIPPDDPKSLVRAAAVCATWRRILSDAAFARGYRAFHGAPPMLGFLHNESHERSWGRGRRRRHEEYLVSNFVSTASFRPPACHERRHWPAIDSRHGLVLFHTPKRCEDFVICDLVTYDRWRIKADPACRRIIWNGRFDEDWGDYEDEDDDVTWNAAVLCAKDGCEHLYCHGGPFLVALVGSDRGRQITFATVYSSATRKWSGMISVKEWNVVEMTGHNAVVGNKAYFPCEQSDSVVEYDMGEQKLSVIGAPFGRLVGAEGGLLLFATVLKPRLHLHIWSMEVRPDRTTALARRRIIELAPKLSGYAFLDVSVVGFAEGVGVIFLSTKAGLYTVELSSSRIKNMDRERSLGKIMPYMCFYTREWGRLPTSD from the exons ATGAGCCCCCCACCGCCGCAGCGCGGCCGCCACTCGCCGCCGGCGCTGGACGACGACGCCATGAGCGAGATCTTCCTGCGCATCCCGCCGGACGACCCCAAGAGCCtcgtccgcgccgccgccgtctgcGCGACCTGGCGCCGCATCCTCTCCGACGCCGCCTTCGCCCGCGGCTACCGCGCCTTCCACGGGGCGCCGCCCATGCTGGGCTTCCTCCACAACGAGAGCCACGAGAGGTCGTGGGGCAGGGGGCGGCGCAGGCGCCACGAGGAGTACCTGGTCTCCAACTTCGTCTCCACCGCGTCCTTCCGCCCGCCGGCGTGCCACGAGCGCCGCCACTGGCCCGCCATCGACTCCCGCCACGGCCTCGTCCTCTTCCACACGCCCAAGAGGTGCGAGGACTTTGTCATCTGCGACCTCGTCACCTACGACCGGTGGAGGATCAAGGCCGACCCCGCCTGCCGTCGCATCATCTGGAATGGCCGGTTTGATGAGGACTGGGGCGACTACGAGGATGAGGACGACGACGTCACCTGGAACGCCGCGGTGCTCTGTGCCAAGGACGGCTGCGAGCACCTCTACTGCCACGGCGGGCCTTTCCTCGTGGCCCTCGTGGGCTCCGACAGGGGACGGCAGATAACATTTGCCACCGTCTACTCATCGGCGACTCGTAAGTGGAGCGGCATGATCTCCGTCAAGGAATGGAATGTCGTCGAGATGACCGGGCACAATGCAGTTGTGGGAAACAAGGCCTATTTCCCCTGTGAGCAGAGCGACAGTGTCGTGGAGTATGACATGGGTGAGCAAAAACTGTCGGTGATAGGTGCGCCGTTCGGCAGACTGGTGGGAGCGGAGGGCGGCCTGCTCCTGTTCGCAACTGTGCTGAAGCCTAGGCTCCACCTCCACATATGGTCAATGGAGGTCCGTCCTGATAGAACTACGGCTTTGGCGCGACGCAGGATCATTGAGCTCGCACCAAAGCTCTCTGGTTATGCCTTCTTGGACGTGTCGGTGGTTGGCTTTGCAGAAGGTGTTGGTGTCATCTTCCTGAGCACAAAGGCTGGGTTGTACACAGTTGAGCTCAGTTCGAGCCGAATCAAGAACATGGACAGAGAGCGAAGCCTCGGAAAAATCATGCCATACATGTGCTTCTACACTAGAG AATGGGGGCGGTTGCCGACCTCTGACTGA